In Gimesia panareensis, the genomic window CGCAGACCTGTTCGGCGACGGCCAGCAGGAAATCGTGGCGGGCTGGCGCACGCCCAACAAGGACCAGAAGGTCGGCGTTAAAGTCTACTGGGCCACCGACGCATCAGGCAAACACTGGAAGTCGGCCTGGATCGATGACAACGGCATGGCCTGTGAAGACATCCGCCTGGGCGACCTGAACGGCGACGGCAAAATTGACATCGTCGCCGCCGGTCGCAATTCCCACAACCTGAAGATCTACTGGAACGAATCGAAATAACAGGACGGCCTACATCGTCCTGCCGCCATCGACGACCAGCATCTGCCCGGTGGAGAGTGACGTCCCCAGCGCGAGATAGACCACCGTATCCGCAATGTCTTCCGGCAGGGCAGGGCGGGGGATCGGGTACTCGGAAGTCATCTCCGCCAGCTGTTCGTCGGTCATCACCCGCTTGAGCCAGCGGCTGTCAATCGGGCCGGGACAGACGGAGTTCACGCGGATCTCCGGCCCCAATGCGCGGGCCAGTGATTTCGTCATCGTATTGAGCGCCCCCTTGCTGGCACAGTAAGGAACGCTCGAACCGCGTCCGTCGATGCCTGCTGTCGAACTGACATTCACTGCCGCACCGATTTCGCTCTCGCGCAGCAGATGTGCCGCAGCCCGGATGCAGAAGAACGGCCCTTTGAGATTCACACCCAGCAGACGATCCCAGATCGCTTCGGTCACCGCATCCAGATCGTTGTGCTCGATGAATTCGGTCGTCCCCGCATTGTTCACCAGCACATCCAGCCGCCCCCATTTCGTTTCGACTTCACTCACCATCGCTTTGACAGCGGCATCATCGCTCACATCACACTGAATCAGCAGTGCCTGCACACCGATCTCTTCCACCAGTGTTTTGGTCTCCTGGGCTTCTGCCTCGCTCTGCGAATAGTTGACAACGATATCAAATCCTTCTTCTGCCAGCCTCAGGGCACAGGCGCGGCCTACACCCGTAGCAGAACCGGTAATCAGCGCAACGTAATTTTCATTCATCTATGAATTCCAGTGAAAAGTTTCATTAAAAAAGTTGGTTCAGCAGAGCTTAACTGCAGGGATTGGCTTCCACAACGCCCCAGTCGACTTCAATCCCCAGTCCCGGCGCTTCGGGCAGCGTAATCACCGGGCCTTCAATCTGCAGCGGATTTTTGACGACGGAGATCTCGTGGTATTCCGGTCCCAGAATGTCCCCGGGGTACTGTTCGATATTCATATTCGGACAGGCGATCACCGAATGACACATCGCAGCCGAGGCGATATCCAGTTCCAGGTTCGAACCGATGCTGCAGGGAATGCCATGTTCAGCCGAATATTCCACAATCGCCACTGTCTTGCTGATGCCGCCGTTTTTACCGGGATAGACGTTGATCACATCGCAGGCGTCGTTGCGGATACACTCTTTCGCATCCGCCAGGTCAAAGCAGATGTCATCCGCCATGATTTCCGGCTTGATCGCCCGGCGCACTTCGGCCAGCGCGGCAAAATCCCCCCGGGGAGTGGGCTGTTCGAACAGCGCCACATTGTACTCTTCCATTCGCTCCATCGCGGCAATCGCGGTCGCGGCATCCCAGCCCGCGTTCGCATCAATCGTCAACTCCAGATCAGGGCCCATCGTTTCCCGCACCATTTTCACGCGGGCCACATCGTCATCCGGATTCGTTCCCACCTTGACCTTGATCGTGGTGAAGCCGGCCGCCACCAGTTCCTTCGTCCGTCGTTCGGCCCGTTCCAGCGAATACGCGCCCATCGAAAACCGGCACTTGATCGACCGGCTGCGGGCAGCGCCCCCCAGCAGTTCATACACCGGCTTGCCCGCCTCTTTCCCCTTGATGTCCCAGCAGGCCATCTCAATCGCTGACTTGGCAAACCAGTTCCCCTGGGCAATTTTGTCCATAATCTGATTCACGCCGTCGATGTCGCATGGATCATGGCCCAGCAGCAGGGGAGTGAAGATGCGATCCACGATCGACTGGGCACTCCAGACCGTCTCGCCACTCCAGCGGGAAATGACCGTCGCTTCGCCGGCCCCTTCGATGCCGGCGTCCGTTTCCACCCGTAACACCAGGTACTCAGAGACATCATGTTTCCCCAGCGCCGAGATCATCCGGCGTTCCGGTTTGAGGGGGATGCGTACGGGAAAGGTCTTGATCGCGGTAATCTTCATGGCTGGTCGTCTCGCTTCCTTTCAGAGTGAGTGGGAACTCAAACATCAACCGGCGCGGGTTGCGGATGGTCGCCCCCATGATACCAGAACCGGTTTCAATCAGGAATCAACAGCCGCGCAGAGAACAGAAAAATACTCTGCACCGGGTGCTCCCGAATGAAATTCGGGATTGCCGCAGGCAACAGGAGGTTGCAGTATACACATTGTATGGAGAGAAAACGTGACTCACTCTATCTACGATCAATCATCGAAAATGCAAACTTAATTCGCAAGTTCTCACAGCAACCTCCTGCTCGCTGCGCTCGGCCCGAATGTACATTCGGGCTCACCCGGTCTCGAGAAGATTTGATCGGTACCCACAGTTGAATTACCGACCCCATTCCGCTAAAAGCAACGTACAGTCAAAGCCTCTCTCCCATTTTATTGAAATCAGCGAGTTTTCCGTGTCAGCACTGTCCGACCGTCTCCCCACCACCGCACAGCGCATCCTGGAAGGGATCGAAAAAGGACTCCATACCGGCGTGCAGATCTATGTCTCTCTCCAGGGAGAAACCATCGCGGATACCGGCATCGGCGAAGCCCGGCCTGGTGTCCCCATGACCGCCAAGACAATCAATCTCTGGCTCTCGGCTGGCAAACCGCTGACCGCGATGGCCATCGCCCGACTCTGGGAGCAGGGACAGCTGAGTCTCGACGACCGCGTCACCCGGTTCATCCCCGAGTTCGGCACTCACGGCAAAGAACCGATCACGCTGCTGCACATCCTCAATCACACCGCCGGCTTTCGCAATGTCGATCCGGGCTGGCCCGAACTGAGTTGGGAAGAATCGATTCTCCGCATCTGCGAAGCCCCGCTCGAAGACAACTGGCAGATCGGTAAAACTGCCGGCTATCATGTTTCGTCCAGCTGGTTCATTCTGGGCGAAGTCCTGCAGCGGATCACCGAAACACCTTATCCCCAGGCGATGCGGGAACTGATCCTCGAACCCCTGGGCATGACCAATAGCTGGCTCGGCATGCCCGAAGAGGTCTACACACAGAACAAAGACAACATCGCCTACGTGTACCAGCGAGACAAAGGGGAGATGCTGCTCACCGACTGGCACGAAGCCCCGCGGTGTGTCAAACCTTCCCCGGGCGGCAACGCCCGTGGGCCGATCCGTGAACTGGGCTGGTTCTACGAATGCCTGCTCAATTCTGGTATGCCCCTGTTTGAACCGCAGACGGTTGAAACCATGACCACCCGGCACCGCATTGATGAATTCGACCTGACACTGCAACACAAGGTCGATTACGGCCTCGGCTTCATCGTCAATTCGAATCGCTACGGTGCCCGGACGGTGCCCTACGGATTTGGTGAAGCCGCTTCGGAACCCACGTTTGGACACGGCGGCTCACAGTCCTCCATCGCCTTTGCCGATCCCGAGCGGGAACTGGTCGTTGCCGTCGTGGCCAACGGCAGACCAGGCGAACCCAAACACCAGCGCCGCGCGAAAGAAATCAACGACGCCATCTACACCGACCTTGGACTGGGTTAGTAACCAGGGAAGCGATCCAATTGAGTTGTAGGGGCAGGCCTGTGTGCCTGCCCGCCTCGCGATATACAATCTGGATCAAGCGAGGAACGGAACAAAGAAAAACGGGTGAGCCCGAATGTACATTCGGGCCGAGCGCAGCGAGCAGGAAGTTGCGATAGGAACTTGCAATTTCAGTTCGCATTTTCGATGCTTGATCACAGATCGAGTGAGGCACGTTTTCTCTTCGGACAACGGGAGAGCTGTGACATCCTGTTGCCTGCGGCAATCCCGAATTTCATTCGGGAGCACCCGGGGTTGATTTCTCAATCAGAGAATGAGTGGAATCCCTACGGCGCCACCGCACCCACATACGGTTTCATCCCGCCGGGCGTACCGGCGACTTTGCGGGCCGGGTTATCCGGGGCAGGGGCCAGGAACTTGTCATCGCCGGGCGTCGTCGAGACAAAATCGTTCAGCTTGGCGTCTCCCTGTTTGCCTTTGTTCTTGAACAGATTGAGCTCATTGGCTGGCACAGGCTTGGGGGCAGTGCGGGAAGAGTAGTTCTCCTGGGCTTTCAGCATCTTCGCCCAGAGCTTCGGATCGTTATTCTGTTCGACTTTTGCTTCTTCCCCTTCAATGGTCGAAAACAGATTGCGTGAAATCTCGACCAGTTCACTGTCGGGCGTCGGCATCGCGGTAATCACAATTCCAGATTTGGCGATAAAGAACGTATTGTTGGTCAGCTTCAGGCTGCTGAAGGTGTACCCCAGCGATTCAAATTGAATCCCCGTCATGCTCTCAGAGAAGATACACTCCTTGATGTGCGTATCCCGCACACTGGACGAGAACCGGGCCCCGATCTGCATCGCTGTCAGACAGCGTACATTGGACATCACGATTCCACTGTTGGTCTCGCCGGTAAAATCGAGGCCGACCGCCTGGGGACTGCCCGCTTTCAGACTGACATTCTCCAGGGTGAACGGTTCATTCCCCAGTCCGGACACTCCTTTTGTCAGAACTCCTGTCGCCTGAAAATCATTGACCTTCAGATTTTTCAGGCTGGTCCCCACCAGGTACTCTGACAGCTCAATCGCCACCTTTTTCCCTTGCGCCCGAATCAGAAATCCATCGATCGTCAGCCCTTCGATGCCCTTCAGCTGAATCACCGCTTCCGGTCCCTCGGGCGCCAGGATCACCGGTTTGCCGCTCTCCGCGACAATCGTAATCCCCTTGGGAAAACTGATATTGGAATTATCAACCTGAATCCGCTCTTTGAGTTCCTGGCCGGCGACGACTTTGATTGTGTACTGCTTGCTGTCGACGCCAAATGTTTTCCCGAAGACGATCTGAATGTCTTTCAACGCAGCGGCAATCGTTTTGTATTTTTCTTCCGGGCCCACCTTGATCTCATCCGGCAGGCTGTCCGGTTCGGGCGGCGGTTCCGGTTCTGTCTTTTTGTCAGCGACTGGCTCGGGAGCGGGCTTCTCACCCTCACCACCGGAGAGTGCAAACATCACCACACCAGCGATCAGCACAATACCAATGCCGCCACCGATCAGCGCCGGCAGCATCCATTTGCGTCCTCCGATCACGGCTTCCGCGGGAGCGGCCTCTTCCACCACTTCCGCTTCCGCCTCATCCACCTCCGCTTCCATGATGACCGAATCATCGGGCAGCGCTTCCGCAACCGGTACCGATTTTTTCGCAGGCTTCTTCACGGGCTTCGCGACGGGTTTCGCCACCGGCCTGGCTTCGGGTTTTGCCACCGGTTTTGCGACCGGCTTCGCCACAGGTTTCGCAACTGGCTTCGCGACTGGTTTCTCCGCGGGAGCCTCCGCTTGAATTTCTTCTGCTGACGATTTCACAGCCGAACTGCCGGCAATCCGCGTGGAAGCGGTGCTGATCTTGTCCTCCGGCAGGACAGAGGAATCGCGAACATTGGAATTGGCCGGCTGGAGCAGTCCCGGATTCCGTTGCGGTTTGGGGGCTTCTGTTTTAGGGCTCTCCGGCTTCACTTCTTTCGCAATGCCGGATTCTTCTTTCAGGTTGGATAGAAACGCGGCCAGCTCCGGATTCTGATTCTCTTTCTCCGCGACACTGGAATCCACCTGGGTCAATCCGACTCCCGAACCGACGCCACTGCTCAGATTGTTCTGCCGCCACTCTTCATCCGTATGGTTCTGCAGCCACTCATACAACGCAGCTGCGGTTTCCTGGGCGGTCTGGTAACGATCTTCCCGATCTTTGGCCATCATCTTGTTCAGAATCTGCACCAGATCTTCCGGCGTATCGGGCCGGTCGTCGGTCACCGGGGGTGGCTCTTTGGTCTGATGTGCCATCAATCGCTGTGCCAGCGAACCCTCGGTGAAGGGGGGATGCCCCGTCAGCAGAAAATAGAGCGTGCACCCCAGACTGTAGATGTCGGCCCGCGAATCGACCTGGTGACTGTCAATCGCCTGTTCGGGGGCCAGGTAGTCTGCCGTCCCCAGCACCTTTTCATCGTGCGCGATGGTCAGCGATTTGTCCTCCCCCTCATGGAAGAATCGGGCCAGCCCCAGATCGAGGATCTTGACGACCCCTTTCGAATCGACGAGCAGGTTGCCCGGCTTCACATCGCGGTGCACCATATCGGCTTCATGGGCATGTGCCAGCCCGTTTGCCGCCTGACGGATGTAATTCACTGCGTCTCGGAAATCGAGAATCCCCGTCTTGTTGACGATTTCCTGCAGATCTTTCCCGTCGACATATTCCATCACCAGGAAATGGATTTCGGCGTCGTTTTCTTTTTCGTGATCGACATCGTACGCACGGACAATATTCGGATGGTCCAGCGAAGCGACCGCCTGGGCCTCGCGATGAAAACGGGCCAGGTAGGAAGCGTCATTGACCCGCTTGGAAGGCAGGACTTTGATGGCACAACGCCGCCGCATCAGCACGTGTTCGGCCAGGTAAACCGAACTCATGCCCCCTTTACCGACCAGATCCAGCAGGCGATATTTCCCGAGGAAAAATCCTTTGTGCTTTCCCTGCAACAGTTTATTGGCCTGCCAGCGCGTCAGCAGAGAACGCGCAATCAGCTCTTCAGCGATCTGACTGGGTTCCCCCAGTTTTTTATCCTGCTCCTGATATTCTGCGAGGAGCTTTTTCAGCTGATCGACCGATACCAGACCGCTTTGCTTCACCAGGTTCAGAAAACCCTCGGCCGTTTGTTTACCTGCCA contains:
- a CDS encoding serine hydrolase domain-containing protein → MSALSDRLPTTAQRILEGIEKGLHTGVQIYVSLQGETIADTGIGEARPGVPMTAKTINLWLSAGKPLTAMAIARLWEQGQLSLDDRVTRFIPEFGTHGKEPITLLHILNHTAGFRNVDPGWPELSWEESILRICEAPLEDNWQIGKTAGYHVSSSWFILGEVLQRITETPYPQAMRELILEPLGMTNSWLGMPEEVYTQNKDNIAYVYQRDKGEMLLTDWHEAPRCVKPSPGGNARGPIRELGWFYECLLNSGMPLFEPQTVETMTTRHRIDEFDLTLQHKVDYGLGFIVNSNRYGARTVPYGFGEAASEPTFGHGGSQSSIAFADPERELVVAVVANGRPGEPKHQRRAKEINDAIYTDLGLG
- a CDS encoding mandelate racemase/muconate lactonizing enzyme family protein; this translates as MKITAIKTFPVRIPLKPERRMISALGKHDVSEYLVLRVETDAGIEGAGEATVISRWSGETVWSAQSIVDRIFTPLLLGHDPCDIDGVNQIMDKIAQGNWFAKSAIEMACWDIKGKEAGKPVYELLGGAARSRSIKCRFSMGAYSLERAERRTKELVAAGFTTIKVKVGTNPDDDVARVKMVRETMGPDLELTIDANAGWDAATAIAAMERMEEYNVALFEQPTPRGDFAALAEVRRAIKPEIMADDICFDLADAKECIRNDACDVINVYPGKNGGISKTVAIVEYSAEHGIPCSIGSNLELDIASAAMCHSVIACPNMNIEQYPGDILGPEYHEISVVKNPLQIEGPVITLPEAPGLGIEVDWGVVEANPCS
- a CDS encoding serine/threonine protein kinase — encoded protein: MAGKQTAEGFLNLVKQSGLVSVDQLKKLLAEYQEQDKKLGEPSQIAEELIARSLLTRWQANKLLQGKHKGFFLGKYRLLDLVGKGGMSSVYLAEHVLMRRRCAIKVLPSKRVNDASYLARFHREAQAVASLDHPNIVRAYDVDHEKENDAEIHFLVMEYVDGKDLQEIVNKTGILDFRDAVNYIRQAANGLAHAHEADMVHRDVKPGNLLVDSKGVVKILDLGLARFFHEGEDKSLTIAHDEKVLGTADYLAPEQAIDSHQVDSRADIYSLGCTLYFLLTGHPPFTEGSLAQRLMAHQTKEPPPVTDDRPDTPEDLVQILNKMMAKDREDRYQTAQETAAALYEWLQNHTDEEWRQNNLSSGVGSGVGLTQVDSSVAEKENQNPELAAFLSNLKEESGIAKEVKPESPKTEAPKPQRNPGLLQPANSNVRDSSVLPEDKISTASTRIAGSSAVKSSAEEIQAEAPAEKPVAKPVAKPVAKPVAKPVAKPEARPVAKPVAKPVKKPAKKSVPVAEALPDDSVIMEAEVDEAEAEVVEEAAPAEAVIGGRKWMLPALIGGGIGIVLIAGVVMFALSGGEGEKPAPEPVADKKTEPEPPPEPDSLPDEIKVGPEEKYKTIAAALKDIQIVFGKTFGVDSKQYTIKVVAGQELKERIQVDNSNISFPKGITIVAESGKPVILAPEGPEAVIQLKGIEGLTIDGFLIRAQGKKVAIELSEYLVGTSLKNLKVNDFQATGVLTKGVSGLGNEPFTLENVSLKAGSPQAVGLDFTGETNSGIVMSNVRCLTAMQIGARFSSSVRDTHIKECIFSESMTGIQFESLGYTFSSLKLTNNTFFIAKSGIVITAMPTPDSELVEISRNLFSTIEGEEAKVEQNNDPKLWAKMLKAQENYSSRTAPKPVPANELNLFKNKGKQGDAKLNDFVSTTPGDDKFLAPAPDNPARKVAGTPGGMKPYVGAVAP
- a CDS encoding SDR family NAD(P)-dependent oxidoreductase — protein: MNENYVALITGSATGVGRACALRLAEEGFDIVVNYSQSEAEAQETKTLVEEIGVQALLIQCDVSDDAAVKAMVSEVETKWGRLDVLVNNAGTTEFIEHNDLDAVTEAIWDRLLGVNLKGPFFCIRAAAHLLRESEIGAAVNVSSTAGIDGRGSSVPYCASKGALNTMTKSLARALGPEIRVNSVCPGPIDSRWLKRVMTDEQLAEMTSEYPIPRPALPEDIADTVVYLALGTSLSTGQMLVVDGGRTM